The following are from one region of the Haemophilus parainfluenzae genome:
- the artP gene encoding arginine ABC transporter ATP-binding protein ArtP, with translation MAISVKNLNFFYGSSQALFDINLDAQEGDTVVLLGPSGAGKSTLIRTLNLLEVPTSGELHIANNHFDLSQANNNPKAIRQLRQDVGMVFQQYNLWPHLTVIENLIEAPQKVLGISEEEAKKDALELLKRLRLEEHADRFPLHLSGGQQQRVAIARALMMKPQVLLFDEPTAALDPEITAQVVDIIKELQQTGITQVIVTHEVNVAQKVATKVVYMEQGKIIEMGSADCFDNPKTEQFKQYLSHSE, from the coding sequence ATGGCGATTAGTGTTAAAAATTTGAATTTCTTTTATGGTTCATCACAGGCATTGTTTGATATCAATCTTGATGCACAAGAAGGCGATACCGTGGTGTTACTTGGACCAAGTGGTGCAGGAAAAAGTACGTTAATCCGTACATTAAATTTATTAGAAGTGCCGACCTCTGGTGAATTGCATATTGCGAATAATCATTTTGATTTGTCTCAAGCGAATAATAATCCGAAAGCCATTCGTCAACTTCGTCAAGATGTCGGCATGGTATTTCAACAATACAATCTTTGGCCGCATTTAACGGTGATTGAAAACCTAATTGAAGCGCCCCAAAAAGTATTAGGCATTAGCGAAGAAGAAGCGAAAAAAGATGCATTAGAACTTTTAAAACGTTTACGTTTGGAAGAGCATGCCGATCGTTTTCCTCTTCACTTATCAGGCGGTCAGCAACAACGTGTTGCTATTGCTCGAGCATTAATGATGAAACCACAAGTGTTGCTGTTTGATGAACCAACGGCAGCACTGGATCCTGAAATTACAGCTCAAGTTGTTGATATCATTAAAGAGCTTCAACAAACAGGTATTACTCAGGTGATTGTGACCCACGAAGTGAACGTGGCACAAAAAGTGGCGACCAAGGTCGTCTATATGGAACAAGGTAAGATTATTGAAATGGGCAGTGCAGATTGCTTTGATAATCCAAAAACCGAACAATTTAAACAATATCTTTCACACTCAGAATAA
- the artQ gene encoding arginine ABC transporter permease ArtQ, producing MFYDYLTLIGHAALMTLGLAICSLIVGLLLSIIFTALEANKYVFIAKPVSVVIALLRGLPEILVVLLIYFGSTQVVEMLTGEYIEFSAFGCGVFALSLIFASYASQTLRGAIQAIPKGQWESGAALGLSRPYTFIHLIMPQVWRHALPGLSNQWLVLLKDTALVSLIGVDDLMRQAGYINTNTHEPFTWYGIAALIYLVITLISQAGIRKLELRFTRFERGVE from the coding sequence ATGTTTTATGATTATCTTACATTAATTGGACATGCAGCCCTAATGACCTTAGGGCTTGCTATTTGCTCGTTAATTGTCGGTTTATTGCTCAGTATTATTTTTACGGCTTTAGAAGCGAATAAATATGTCTTTATTGCGAAACCAGTTTCTGTTGTGATCGCTTTATTGCGTGGTTTACCGGAAATCTTGGTGGTTCTACTGATTTATTTTGGTTCAACCCAAGTTGTGGAAATGCTGACGGGTGAGTATATCGAATTCAGCGCCTTTGGTTGTGGTGTATTTGCATTGTCTTTGATTTTTGCCTCTTATGCTTCACAAACCTTACGTGGTGCGATCCAAGCTATTCCAAAAGGACAGTGGGAATCAGGTGCAGCATTAGGATTAAGCCGACCTTATACTTTCATTCATTTGATTATGCCGCAAGTATGGCGACACGCTTTACCAGGCTTAAGCAATCAATGGCTCGTGTTATTAAAAGATACGGCATTGGTGTCATTAATTGGTGTTGATGATTTAATGCGCCAGGCAGGATACATTAATACAAATACTCATGAACCTTTTACTTGGTATGGTATTGCTGCGTTGATTTATTTAGTGATTACGTTGATCAGCCAAGCGGGTATTCGCAAATTAGAATTACGTTTCACTCGATTTGAACGGGGAGTCGAATAA
- the thrB gene encoding homoserine kinase, with amino-acid sequence MLRIYAPASSANISVGFDTLGAAISPIDGSLLGDVVQIESIPSGFELESAGYFVRKLPKEPQKNIVYQAYVLFSEQLKLRNVRVKPLRLTLEKNMPIGSGLGSSACSIVAALVALNKFHDEPFSKMELLEMMGELEGRISGSIHYDNVAPCYLGGVQFMVQSLGNICQKLPFFDNWYWVLAYPGIEVSTAEARAILPKSYTRQDVIFHGRHLGGFVHACHTHQENLAAMMMKDVIAEPYREALLPNFAEVKQATRDLGALATGISGSGPTIFSIAPDLQTATKLATYLENHYLQNNEGFVHVCKVDNDGARELG; translated from the coding sequence ATGTTAAGAATTTATGCTCCGGCATCGAGTGCCAATATTAGTGTAGGGTTTGACACATTAGGTGCAGCCATTTCACCGATTGATGGTTCATTATTAGGTGATGTCGTACAGATTGAGTCTATTCCAAGTGGTTTTGAGCTCGAAAGTGCGGGCTATTTTGTGCGTAAATTGCCAAAAGAGCCGCAAAAAAATATCGTGTATCAGGCTTATGTACTGTTTAGTGAGCAATTAAAATTACGCAATGTGAGAGTTAAACCATTGCGTTTAACCCTTGAAAAAAATATGCCGATTGGTTCGGGATTGGGGTCAAGTGCGTGCTCTATCGTGGCTGCATTAGTGGCATTAAATAAATTCCACGATGAACCATTCTCAAAAATGGAACTGTTAGAAATGATGGGAGAGCTAGAAGGTCGTATTTCAGGTTCTATCCATTATGATAATGTGGCACCTTGTTACTTAGGCGGTGTACAATTTATGGTACAATCCCTCGGTAACATTTGCCAAAAACTGCCATTTTTTGATAATTGGTATTGGGTCTTAGCTTATCCAGGTATTGAGGTTTCAACTGCTGAAGCGCGTGCAATTTTACCGAAAAGCTACACGCGTCAAGATGTGATTTTTCATGGTCGTCATTTAGGTGGCTTTGTGCACGCATGTCACACGCATCAAGAAAACCTTGCTGCGATGATGATGAAAGATGTGATTGCAGAACCTTACCGTGAGGCTTTATTACCCAACTTCGCAGAAGTGAAACAAGCTACGCGTGATTTAGGCGCGTTAGCGACGGGGATTTCAGGCTCAGGCCCAACGATTTTCTCCATTGCACCCGATTTACAAACGGCAACAAAACTGGCGACTTATTTAGAAAATCATTATTTACAAAACAATGAAGGCTTTGTGCACGTTTGTAAGGTCGATAATGATGGCGCGAGAGAGCTCGGTTAA
- the thrC gene encoding threonine synthase, which produces MNLYNIKHPEEQVNFAQAVRQGLGKDQGLFFPETIPALTNIDELLSLPLVERSQKILGALIGEELPKATLDAMVKNAFTFTAPLEKVEDNIYALELFHGPTLAFKDFGGRFMAQALAAVRGDGKITILTATSGDTGAAVAHAFYGLENINVVILYPKGKISPLQEKLFCTLGGNIRTVAINGDFDACQALVKQAFDDAELRQAIGLNSANSINISRLLAQVCYYFEAVAQLPQEKRDNVVVSVPSGNFGNLTAGLIAKTLGLPIKRFIASTNANDTVPRYLESGNWAPKATVATLSNAMDVSRPNNWPRVEELFKRNGWNLSDLGSGMLSDSETEETLKAMHAKGYLCEPHGAIAYQVLKDQLKADETGIFLCTAHPAKFKESVERILSLDLPLPEALDKHNKLPLLSDEMDDDFAQLRAYLLK; this is translated from the coding sequence ATGAATTTGTACAACATCAAACACCCTGAAGAACAAGTGAATTTTGCGCAAGCAGTACGTCAAGGACTTGGCAAAGATCAAGGTTTGTTCTTTCCGGAAACGATCCCCGCTTTAACCAATATTGACGAGTTATTATCCTTACCATTGGTTGAACGTAGCCAAAAAATTCTTGGCGCATTAATCGGTGAAGAATTACCGAAAGCCACTTTAGATGCAATGGTGAAAAATGCGTTCACCTTTACGGCACCATTAGAAAAAGTAGAAGACAATATTTATGCGCTTGAATTATTCCATGGTCCAACTTTAGCATTTAAAGACTTTGGCGGTCGTTTTATGGCGCAAGCGCTCGCTGCAGTGCGTGGTGATGGCAAAATTACCATTTTAACGGCAACATCTGGTGATACTGGCGCAGCGGTTGCCCACGCATTTTACGGGTTGGAAAATATCAATGTGGTGATTTTATATCCGAAAGGCAAAATCAGCCCATTACAAGAAAAACTCTTCTGTACTTTAGGTGGCAATATTCGCACTGTGGCGATTAATGGCGATTTCGATGCGTGCCAAGCGTTAGTCAAACAAGCATTTGATGATGCAGAACTGCGTCAAGCGATTGGTTTAAACTCAGCGAACTCCATCAATATCAGCCGTTTATTGGCTCAAGTTTGTTATTACTTTGAAGCGGTCGCACAGTTACCACAAGAAAAACGTGATAATGTCGTGGTTTCCGTACCAAGTGGTAACTTCGGTAACTTAACGGCAGGTTTAATCGCAAAAACATTGGGTTTACCGATTAAACGCTTTATTGCATCAACCAATGCGAACGATACCGTGCCACGTTATTTAGAATCAGGTAATTGGGCACCTAAAGCGACCGTAGCGACGCTTTCTAATGCGATGGATGTTAGTCGCCCGAACAACTGGCCTCGTGTCGAAGAGTTATTTAAACGTAACGGTTGGAATTTAAGTGATTTAGGTTCTGGTATGTTAAGCGATAGCGAAACAGAAGAAACCTTAAAAGCGATGCATGCAAAAGGTTATTTATGTGAACCACACGGCGCGATCGCCTATCAAGTATTGAAAGATCAACTTAAAGCGGATGAAACCGGTATTTTCTTATGTACGGCACATCCAGCGAAATTTAAAGAGTCTGTTGAGCGTATTCTTTCGCTCGATCTTCCATTGCCAGAAGCGTTGGATAAACACAATAAATTGCCATTACTTTCTGATGAAATGGATGACGATTTTGCACAACTACGTGCATATTTGTTGAAATAA
- the hflK gene encoding FtsH protease activity modulator HflK — translation MSQNGPDQDPWGKPGQSSGPKQSDNSSDKQNENGWGARDNKNQEQSPPDIEEVFNNLLKKLGGGNKKGGSNNTSPNMPSFNLGKILPIAAVIGGIIWGASGFYTIKEAERGVTLRFGEFHSIVQPGLNWKPTFIDKVIPVNVEQVRELKTQGAMLTKDENMVKVEMTVQYRVQNPEKYLFSVSNADNSLGQATDSALRYVIGHMTMNDVLTTGRAVVREDTWKALNDIIKPYDMGLEVIDVNFQSARPPEEVKDAFDDAIKAQEDEQRYIREAEAYAREKEPIARGDAQRIVEEATAYKDRVVLDAQGEVERLQRLLPEFKAAPDLLKERLYIQTMEKVMANTPKVMLDSNNGNNLTVLPLEQLMGKKTTKPVTTTSESAVSSAPVSTQERRVETQAVQPVQPNEGIRQGRFN, via the coding sequence ATGTCGCAAAACGGTCCAGATCAAGATCCTTGGGGTAAACCGGGACAGAGTAGCGGTCCAAAACAGTCAGATAATTCATCAGATAAGCAAAATGAAAATGGCTGGGGCGCGCGAGACAATAAGAATCAGGAGCAATCACCGCCAGATATTGAAGAGGTATTTAATAATCTGTTGAAAAAACTAGGTGGTGGCAATAAAAAAGGCGGTTCAAATAATACTTCGCCTAATATGCCTTCATTTAATTTAGGTAAAATTTTACCGATCGCCGCAGTAATCGGAGGGATTATTTGGGGCGCAAGCGGTTTTTACACTATTAAAGAAGCAGAACGTGGCGTGACGTTACGTTTTGGCGAGTTTCATTCTATCGTTCAACCCGGTTTAAACTGGAAACCAACCTTTATTGATAAAGTGATTCCAGTGAATGTAGAACAAGTTCGTGAGCTTAAAACGCAAGGTGCAATGTTAACCAAAGATGAAAACATGGTTAAAGTGGAAATGACCGTACAATATCGCGTGCAAAATCCTGAAAAATACCTGTTTAGCGTAAGCAATGCGGATAATAGCCTTGGGCAAGCGACAGACAGTGCACTTCGTTATGTGATTGGTCATATGACTATGAATGATGTGCTGACAACTGGTCGTGCCGTGGTACGTGAAGATACATGGAAAGCCTTGAACGATATTATCAAACCTTATGATATGGGACTTGAAGTGATTGACGTGAACTTCCAATCTGCACGTCCACCAGAAGAAGTGAAAGATGCTTTCGATGATGCGATTAAAGCACAGGAAGACGAACAACGTTACATTCGTGAAGCAGAAGCTTATGCTCGTGAGAAAGAGCCAATCGCTCGTGGTGATGCTCAGCGTATCGTGGAAGAAGCAACGGCTTATAAAGATCGTGTTGTACTTGATGCTCAAGGGGAAGTAGAACGTTTACAACGTCTTCTACCTGAATTTAAAGCGGCGCCTGATTTGTTAAAAGAGCGTCTTTATATTCAAACCATGGAAAAAGTCATGGCAAATACACCTAAAGTGATGCTAGATAGCAATAATGGTAACAATTTAACCGTATTGCCATTAGAGCAATTAATGGGTAAAAAGACGACTAAGCCAGTGACCACTACTTCTGAAAGTGCGGTCAGTTCTGCGCCTGTTTCAACACAGGAACGTCGTGTAGAAACACAAGCGGTTCAACCGGTTCAACCAAATGAAGGCATTCGCCAAGGGAGATTTAACTAA
- the lpcA gene encoding D-sedoheptulose 7-phosphate isomerase — MYFDQIKAELVEAQDVLNKFVSDDNNIKLIEKAAKLLAESFKNGGKVLSCGNGGSHCDAMHFAEELTGRYRENRPGYPAIAISDVSHLSCVSNDFGYEYVFSRFVEAVGKEGDVLFGLSTSGNSKNILNAIEAAKAKGMKVIAMTGKDGGKMAGLADVEIRVPHFGYADRIQEIHIKVIHILMMLVEFEMAKEA; from the coding sequence ATGTATTTTGATCAAATTAAAGCTGAGCTTGTGGAAGCGCAAGATGTATTAAATAAGTTTGTTTCAGATGATAACAACATCAAACTCATTGAAAAAGCAGCTAAATTGTTAGCGGAAAGCTTTAAAAATGGCGGTAAAGTATTATCTTGCGGTAATGGTGGTTCTCACTGTGATGCCATGCACTTTGCAGAAGAACTCACTGGTCGTTATCGTGAAAATCGTCCAGGTTATCCTGCGATTGCAATTTCAGATGTGAGTCATTTAAGCTGTGTAAGTAATGACTTTGGTTATGAATATGTTTTCTCTCGCTTTGTTGAAGCAGTGGGTAAAGAAGGCGACGTTTTATTTGGATTATCGACATCAGGTAATTCTAAAAATATCTTAAATGCGATTGAAGCCGCGAAAGCAAAAGGCATGAAAGTGATTGCGATGACTGGTAAAGATGGCGGTAAAATGGCAGGCTTAGCGGATGTTGAAATTCGTGTGCCACACTTCGGTTATGCAGATCGTATTCAAGAAATCCACATCAAAGTGATTCATATTTTGATGATGCTAGTTGAATTTGAGATGGCGAAAGAGGCCTAA
- a CDS encoding DNA ligase, whose amino-acid sequence MRVVYLLLYLLFSQITWANERDLMLLGTYENQDVQGWVMSEKLDGIRGYWDGKTLLSRQGLPLPAPTYFTAQFPPFAIDGELFSERNQFEEIASITKSFKGDNWAKLTLYVFDVPNASGNLFERLKILEDYLKDHPTPYIKVIPQIPIRDKTHLFEYLHEVESKKGEGIVLRNPHAPYERKRSTQILKLKSTYDEECTVIAHHKGKGQFKNILGSLTCENHRGKFKIGSGFNLSERENPPPIGSTITYKYRGLTNSGKPRFATYWREKK is encoded by the coding sequence ATGCGAGTAGTTTATTTATTACTTTACCTTCTATTCAGCCAAATAACTTGGGCGAACGAGCGTGATTTAATGCTATTAGGCACTTATGAAAACCAAGATGTTCAAGGTTGGGTGATGTCTGAAAAATTAGATGGGATACGAGGTTATTGGGACGGCAAAACATTATTAAGTCGTCAAGGGCTGCCCTTGCCTGCGCCGACCTATTTTACCGCTCAATTTCCACCTTTTGCCATTGATGGCGAACTTTTTAGTGAACGTAATCAATTTGAAGAAATTGCTTCTATCACGAAATCCTTTAAAGGTGATAATTGGGCAAAATTAACACTTTATGTTTTTGATGTGCCTAATGCATCAGGCAATCTCTTTGAGCGTCTCAAAATCTTAGAAGATTATTTGAAAGATCATCCTACGCCTTATATCAAGGTTATTCCGCAAATTCCAATTCGAGATAAAACACATTTATTCGAGTATTTGCATGAAGTAGAATCGAAAAAAGGTGAAGGGATTGTGTTACGCAATCCTCATGCGCCTTACGAAAGAAAACGCAGTACACAAATTTTAAAGTTAAAAAGCACTTATGATGAAGAATGCACCGTGATAGCACATCACAAAGGGAAAGGACAATTTAAGAATATACTCGGCTCGCTCACCTGTGAAAATCATCGTGGGAAATTCAAAATTGGTTCAGGATTTAATCTGAGTGAGCGCGAAAATCCACCACCTATTGGCAGCACGATTACCTACAAATATCGTGGATTAACTAATTCTGGAAAACCTCGTTTTGCCACTTATTGGCGAGAGAAAAAATAA
- a CDS encoding arginine ABC transporter substrate-binding protein, with product MKKLLLSAMLMGSAFAANAQEITFAMEPSYPPFETTNEKGEIIGFDVDVANAICKEIQATCHFKSQSFDALIPSLKAKRFDAAISAMDITEARAKQVSFSNAYYDSTASYVALKGKADLASAKTIGVQNGTTFQQYTAAETKQYNAKSYASLQDAILDLKNGRIDIIFGDTAVLSDMISKEPEIQFVGEKVTNKKYFGNGLGIAVNKSSKELLESLNKGLETVKANGEYQKIYDKWMTK from the coding sequence ATGAAAAAATTACTTTTAAGCGCAATGTTAATGGGCTCAGCTTTTGCTGCAAATGCACAAGAAATCACTTTCGCGATGGAGCCGAGCTACCCGCCATTTGAAACAACAAATGAAAAAGGTGAAATTATCGGTTTTGATGTGGATGTAGCGAATGCAATTTGTAAAGAAATCCAAGCGACTTGTCATTTCAAAAGCCAATCTTTTGATGCATTAATTCCAAGCTTGAAAGCAAAACGTTTTGATGCAGCGATTTCTGCAATGGATATTACTGAAGCGCGTGCAAAACAAGTTTCATTTTCTAATGCGTATTATGACAGCACAGCAAGTTATGTCGCTTTAAAAGGCAAAGCAGATTTAGCTTCAGCAAAAACAATTGGTGTTCAAAACGGAACAACATTCCAACAATATACCGCAGCAGAAACCAAGCAATATAATGCAAAATCTTATGCAAGCTTACAAGATGCGATCTTAGACTTAAAAAATGGTCGTATTGATATCATCTTCGGTGATACAGCCGTATTGTCTGATATGATTTCTAAAGAGCCTGAAATTCAATTTGTTGGCGAGAAAGTGACTAACAAAAAATATTTCGGTAATGGTTTAGGTATCGCGGTGAATAAATCAAGCAAAGAATTGCTAGAAAGCTTAAATAAAGGTTTAGAAACCGTGAAAGCAAATGGTGAATACCAAAAAATCTATGACAAATGGATGACAAAATAA
- a CDS encoding 4'-phosphopantetheinyl transferase family protein, translating to MTTFIAYANIQQPFPFDEIPTDLVPENLRTEPQGNSRITQRHQCRRLAHFLLWKLLKKAGKSTAILGQIYRTQSGRPQFPVENIDFNISHSGDWVAVLLHINKSEKSAVSIDIEFPQKRNFSALMAHFAPQAEQEWFAKQLNEEQAFYRCWCLREAVLKSQGVGIVKLSSVVHLPARLQIFSDYCPKGQLLFTDELPFYFAAFINQSKIQPHFYQWNGKELEEKNIKKSLIYQVNE from the coding sequence ATGACAACTTTTATTGCCTATGCCAATATTCAACAACCTTTTCCTTTTGATGAAATCCCTACGGATCTTGTCCCTGAAAATTTGCGTACTGAACCGCAGGGAAATTCTCGGATAACGCAACGTCATCAATGTCGTCGATTGGCTCATTTTTTACTTTGGAAGTTGCTAAAAAAAGCGGGAAAATCAACCGCAATTTTAGGGCAAATTTATCGTACGCAAAGTGGTAGACCACAATTTCCAGTGGAGAATATTGATTTTAATATTAGTCACTCGGGCGATTGGGTCGCTGTATTGCTGCATATTAATAAATCAGAAAAAAGTGCGGTCAGTATTGATATTGAATTTCCCCAAAAACGAAATTTTTCTGCACTCATGGCGCATTTTGCGCCACAAGCAGAGCAAGAATGGTTTGCTAAACAACTTAATGAGGAGCAGGCTTTTTATCGCTGTTGGTGTTTGCGTGAGGCGGTATTGAAATCACAAGGTGTTGGGATTGTAAAACTTTCAAGTGTGGTACATTTACCAGCGCGGTTACAGATCTTTTCAGATTATTGTCCGAAAGGGCAGTTGCTTTTTACCGATGAATTACCTTTTTACTTTGCGGCATTTATTAATCAGTCAAAAATCCAACCGCACTTTTATCAATGGAATGGAAAAGAATTAGAAGAAAAAAATATAAAAAAATCCTTGATTTACCAAGTAAATGAATAA
- the hflC gene encoding protease modulator HflC yields the protein MRKFLLPIIVVIAAVLYSSMVVVTEGTRGIMLRFNKVQRDAENKVVVYEPGLHFKLPLIDSIKVLDARIRTLDGSATRFVTVEKKDLLVDSYVKWRISDFGRFYTATGGGDYNQASSLLSRKVNDRLRSEIGTRTIKDIVSGTRGELMAGAKKALNSGQDSTSELGIEVVDVRVKQINLPDEVSSSIYQRMRAERDAVAREHRSQGKEKAAFIQADVDRKVTLILANANKTAQELRGSGDAAAAKLYSQAFAQEPQFYSFIRSLKAYESSFEGSDNMMILKPDSDFFRFMQAPKK from the coding sequence ATGCGTAAATTCTTACTTCCGATTATTGTGGTGATTGCTGCAGTGTTATATTCCAGCATGGTGGTTGTAACTGAAGGCACTCGTGGCATCATGTTGCGTTTTAACAAAGTACAACGTGATGCAGAAAACAAAGTGGTTGTGTATGAACCAGGTTTGCATTTTAAATTGCCTTTAATTGATAGCATTAAAGTGCTTGATGCGCGTATTCGTACCCTTGATGGCTCTGCTACTCGTTTTGTGACAGTCGAGAAAAAAGACTTGTTGGTGGATTCCTATGTGAAATGGAGAATCAGCGATTTCGGTCGTTTCTATACTGCAACGGGTGGTGGTGATTATAACCAAGCTTCAAGCTTATTAAGCCGTAAAGTGAATGACCGTCTGCGTTCAGAAATTGGTACTCGTACAATTAAAGATATCGTTTCAGGTACGCGTGGTGAATTAATGGCGGGGGCGAAAAAAGCGCTAAATTCAGGGCAGGATAGTACCTCTGAATTAGGGATTGAAGTCGTTGATGTTCGCGTAAAACAAATCAATTTACCGGATGAAGTCTCTTCTTCGATTTACCAACGTATGCGTGCAGAGCGTGATGCGGTTGCCCGTGAACATCGTTCGCAAGGTAAAGAAAAAGCGGCGTTCATTCAAGCGGATGTGGATCGTAAAGTCACCTTGATCTTAGCGAATGCAAATAAAACAGCACAAGAATTACGAGGTAGTGGTGATGCAGCTGCAGCAAAATTGTATTCTCAAGCTTTTGCACAAGAACCCCAGTTTTATAGCTTTATTCGTAGCTTAAAAGCCTATGAAAGCAGCTTTGAAGGTTCAGATAATATGATGATTTTGAAACCAGACAGTGATTTCTTCCGCTTTATGCAAGCGCCAAAGAAATAA
- the trxA gene encoding thioredoxin: MSEVLHINDADFETTVVQSDIPVLVDFWAPWCGPCKMIAPILDEIAPEFAGKAKIVKINVDDNQLVAGQFGVRSIPTLLLFKNGQLVATQVGALPKNQLAAFINQHL, from the coding sequence ATGAGCGAAGTATTACATATTAATGATGCAGATTTTGAAACTACTGTTGTGCAATCTGATATTCCAGTATTAGTGGATTTCTGGGCGCCATGGTGTGGCCCTTGCAAAATGATTGCGCCAATTTTAGATGAAATCGCACCTGAATTTGCAGGTAAAGCAAAAATCGTTAAAATCAACGTAGATGACAACCAATTAGTGGCAGGTCAATTTGGTGTACGTAGTATCCCAACTTTACTACTTTTCAAAAATGGCCAACTTGTTGCTACACAAGTGGGTGCATTACCAAAAAATCAATTAGCGGCGTTTATTAATCAACACCTATAA
- a CDS encoding methionine biosynthesis PLP-dependent protein, with protein MTQQYSIDTLLAQAGNRSDERTGAVSTPIYLSTAYGHHGIGESTGFDYTRTKNPTRSVLEDTVAKLENGDRGFAFSSGMAAIQVLMNLFKGPDEWIVSSDVYGGTYRLLDFAYKNNNSVKPVYVNTASLAEIEAAITANTKAIFIETPSNPLMEECDVVEISKLAKKHNLLMIVDNTFLTPVLSRPLDLGADIVIHSGTKYIAGHNDSLVGLIIAKGQELCDRIAYIQNGAGAVLSPFDSWLTVRGMKTLSLRMKRHQDNAKAIAEFLREQPQIDSVLYPNKGGMLSFRLKDENWVNTFLKSIKLITFAESLGGTESFITYPATQTHMDIPEAERVARGITNTLLRFSVGLEDVEDIKADLLQAFAQLK; from the coding sequence ATGACACAACAATATTCTATCGATACATTATTAGCCCAAGCGGGAAATCGCAGTGATGAGCGCACTGGTGCGGTTTCTACACCTATTTATCTTTCAACGGCTTATGGCCACCACGGGATTGGTGAAAGTACCGGGTTTGATTATACACGTACGAAAAACCCAACGCGTAGTGTTTTGGAAGATACCGTAGCAAAATTAGAAAATGGAGATCGTGGTTTTGCCTTTTCCTCCGGCATGGCGGCAATTCAAGTGTTAATGAACCTATTTAAAGGCCCTGATGAATGGATTGTGTCAAGTGATGTATATGGTGGGACTTATCGTTTATTGGATTTTGCCTATAAAAATAACAACAGTGTAAAACCCGTTTATGTGAATACAGCTTCTTTAGCTGAAATTGAAGCTGCGATTACAGCGAATACAAAAGCGATTTTTATTGAAACTCCATCTAATCCATTAATGGAAGAGTGTGATGTGGTAGAAATTTCAAAATTAGCGAAAAAACACAACTTGTTAATGATTGTAGACAATACTTTCTTAACTCCTGTACTATCTCGTCCATTAGATTTAGGCGCAGATATTGTCATTCATAGCGGTACAAAATATATTGCGGGTCATAATGATAGCTTAGTGGGCTTGATTATTGCGAAAGGGCAAGAACTTTGTGATCGTATCGCCTATATTCAAAATGGTGCAGGTGCCGTACTTTCGCCGTTTGATTCTTGGTTAACCGTGCGTGGAATGAAAACCCTTTCATTACGTATGAAACGCCATCAAGATAATGCGAAGGCGATTGCAGAATTTTTACGCGAACAGCCACAAATTGATAGCGTGTTATATCCAAACAAAGGCGGAATGCTATCTTTCCGTTTGAAAGATGAAAATTGGGTAAATACGTTCTTAAAATCGATCAAGTTGATTACCTTTGCTGAAAGCTTAGGCGGTACAGAAAGTTTTATTACTTATCCTGCGACCCAAACCCATATGGATATTCCAGAAGCAGAACGCGTCGCTCGTGGTATTACAAACACATTATTGCGTTTTTCTGTTGGCTTAGAAGATGTAGAAGACATCAAAGCCGATTTATTACAGGCATTTGCACAGCTTAAGTAA